The sequence below is a genomic window from Lycium ferocissimum isolate CSIRO_LF1 chromosome 9, AGI_CSIRO_Lferr_CH_V1, whole genome shotgun sequence.
aattacaatgttatattaatcgtattttgaacatagtatgtatgtatatatatatatatatatatatatatatatatatatatatatattatatgcataaaaatagtgcaaacccatgcttctatatagtactaatatatgcataaaaatagtgcaaactaataatgtccaaaaaaaaaagtgcaccccataaagggtggaccccatactaaacaacatcaagcaatataaaaaaaaaagtggaacccaccatctccaaactcacggtaaaaaaaagtggatcccatattaacaaaatcaagcaatataaaaaaaaaagtgaaccccatattaaaaaaaataatgtaaaaaaaaaaagtgcagactttgtattcgtagcaaacactaatataataaagttttagatacggagcataaactacaatgttatattaatcgtgttttaacatagtgtgtgtgtgtatatatatatgcataaaaatagtgcaaattaataatatccaaaaaaagtgcaccctatattaaaaaatcaaacaatattcatgtaatttctaAAGTATCTCaataagtcaataatgatggattcattgccgcgtgcgtatcaatccattagtgggaaCAAATGAAattacttttcttcaaaaggttaaatagtcaaaccatacaattttctttctttttttatattagcttgAGATCTAATGTAGATATTAAACTGTTGTATTtgttattccgccatgtcatttatttgttatgtttactaaaataaatatacttaaaatatttatattttaaaataagatagcatttaattacttttttatttttattcttactctaataaatgtgaaaagagattaatgtcgtaaaaaaaatatatcaaatggagattaaataatgaataaggtaaattagtcaaattataattctaataaatgttttcttaaaaaaccatccaaaagacaacatgacaagtaaaatgagctaaaccgagaatatttaccaagaattaaaaaatagtatttcttcgtttaaatagaaaatcaatttagaaaatcaatttctactttgtttcgttttaaacatgtaaaattaatttaataatttgaattagaattatctaaatcaaaatttgataaaaaataataagtattttacacctttaaattaatcggattaaaattgaaagtatcaactgatgcttaaatattgctattattttatctcaaagagaggaaaatagtttccttttaaacaagtcttctcttttaaaaagtattaataaattttcgtagcaaacacgaataaaATAAAGTTCTAGATACGGAACATAagctacaatgttatattaatcgtattttgaacatagtatatatatatatatatatatatatatattatcattatctaaacacaactacatatatatagatacactataatccgaaGTGTTATGCCCGTGCTGCGGCCATCTAGTCTATTTACAAAAGCACAACGCCCGTGCCCATTTCCTAAACGGACCATTCCACGATTGAACATACGgtattaaaaatattaaagttAATCGTGTAttctatgatttttattttcgCTTAGACAATAGTGAAGTTAATAGAAAAAAATCTATAAGAATTATATTAAAAGGAAATTGCCTACTTTTTAATTAATCGAAGAAATGTCCTGTAACTTTTAATTAAACtattcaaatatttaaatttgtaaatatttttcataacaaGATCTAACGTTatgggtgtacatggaccgggttggttcagatttttcaaataccaaaccaaatcaattgtgtcgggtttttaaatcgataaatcaaaccaaaccaaaccaacaaaagtctGGCTTTTCACTCTCGgtttttcttggatttttcgggttagtcgggttttttttggttcaatacAAAGCATCTTATAATAGCATTTGCTTGACCAAAAATAAGCATCTTACCCTTctatttctaaatatgtaaaatgaaaaatgtgtGGTGAATTCATTgactcattaaataaaaaattcataacAATTGAATCAAATGAGTATAGAACATGCATGTGATGTATAACTATAAgtctataacaatcaaacagaATGTAGTAACAAACAACTTCAATATTGTTCCGTAAAATGAGTTTTAGTTAAGTTTTAAACATTTATTTAAAAAGCCTATTGCTAAATGAACAAaaagattataacttagacTTAGCATTAAGAATTAATTCCACAAATACTTACAAGGAGGATCATACAAGAGGTGTTTGTTAGAGGTTCCCAGTGGACAACACTCACAAAAAAATTGGATGAGCTGATTGTCTACCCTTAGTCTACTAATTTTGTTTATTGTCTGAGTTGTTTTGATGTGATAAATGCTAGTTTTGATCACTGCTAGGATGTTCTGCCATAGTAGTGTTTTGACATTGGACAACAATAGCTATTTGTAATGAAAAAGTCTCttttaattgccaaaaaaagaattaattatacAATCAGATGTGGTACCAATTTTAAACGGATTGCATCATGAACGaagtttaattaatcaaagcTTAAAAGTGATAAAGTTATACAcgtatttataaattatatatgtttaaaaatatttataaattgtaTATAGATAATCGGATCGGTTTGGTCTCGATTTGagtttttttagttaaaaccaaaccaaacctattatgatcgggtttttttatccaacaccaaaccaagccAAACAAACCACTACTCGGTTTTTTcccggtttggttcggtttgtcggtttggtgcggtttgtcggttttctTTGTACAGCCCTATCTAACGTAATGTATTGCAAACACATGGGTAACATCTTACTGATAGCTTGAATTAATTTGTTTCTATATAAACAATAATATTACTATGTGAAGTTAaagatttatattttataagaaTAATACACAATAAACAAGTGTGGGGAAAAAAAGGTGAGGTAGATTGATTTCGACATTCGGCTCAAGGTACAAACGTCACCTCTAAAGACTAAAACAGCTACTTATCAAAGACTGTTCCGACAACTAAAGACTACTTCTCGCCGGAATTCTCATCGGAGAAGACAACACAGTTTTTCGGAATAATATTCGGGGGGAAAAGTGACTATCCATGGCCAAACGTGCCATAAATATCTCACGTTTcatattttcttgttctttaagaaaaaaaagaattataataTCGGTTTGCTAAaagaaagcatttttttttgtacGGAATGCcctgcactggtctttaatttttgcccctcaaattggtggtctttaatttttgtccttcgctaaaaattTCTTGGTTCCGGGTTTGAACCCCTGcttagtcaaaattttaaaaaaaatcacaagatagAGTTTGGATTCACAAGATAAAGTTTTTCCTCAAACTCTACCTGATCAGGCAGAGTTTGAggtaaggcaaagtttaaaacTCTGCCTAATCAGGTGGAGTTTGATTGCAAACTCTGCTTAATCAGGAAGAGTTTGaggcaaactttgccttaatggagagttttgaggcaaaactttgccttaaggtttgcattaagataatttttatttttttgctaaaTTTTGTAGAATCGCAAAGGTCTAACCTTAAACGGTCTAAGGTTTGCATTAagacaactttttatttttattcgcTTAAACTCTAGTAAATTTTTACagaccatcaatttgagggccaaaaattaaagaccaagcaTCTTTCGAAGGTTAATCACCTTAGGTCTAACTTTTATCCAAATGGGTCTAATTTTGCTATAAAACTCTttcttatgaattttttttattttttattgaaccGGCATAAACtcgttaaggaattaccaaactTATACCTAATCTCGCAAATTTAAACTCGGTAATTCCTTGACCTCATGTAAAAGTtaaaaccaccaatttgagggccaaaaattaaagaccagtaccTTTTTTGAAGGTCAGTCGTGGTGCAAAAGAAAGGGGGTCCTGTGAAGGTGAGGGAAGTATGAATTAAGGGCTTTTTGAGTAGCATCTCCTTCCAGTTTTTCTGCTCTAAATGTCTCCACAATGCTGTCTCGTCTGATCTCAAAATCGTCACATCTCCGGCTGTTAACCCTAGTTTCCACTGCTTTTAATGatcaattattttctttaaacgTAGGATGATTTTTAACTAAAACCCAATCCCTCTTAAACCTTAAACCCCCCATTTCCCCTAAACCCATCATTACCCACCCATATTCCAACTCCCATTTCTTCTCCACTGGTAACAATGGCAAAGATGATTTCTGGAAACTGTCTTCTGAAGCCGAAGAATCACTATTCAATGAAGACTCAGAAAGTAGTGTTGAGGGAATAGAAAAGCaggatgttgatgatgatgtgtcATGggctaaagaagaagaagaggggaGTGATGTGTTTAAGGAAGAGAAGGGTGTTGGTGCTGGTGGGGAAGAGGAGATTTGGGCAACTGCTGAAGGCTATAAACCTTGGAGTTTTGATGTTGAAGGAGAAAGAGTGTTTGATGTTGGACAAGTGGTTGTGGAGctacaaaatgaaataaagggtTTTCAAGAGGGGCCTAAAGTTGACGAGAATCCTGAACAGAAAAAACTTCTTGAATTGGAAGAAAAAACTCTCACTGAGGTTCTTAAAGGTAAGCTTTTTAGCTTAtttcagtttttcttttctGCGATTCTTTCCATATTTCCCTCCTTGCATACCATTAGCATTAGTACTAGTCTCGTAGTTACTTGTCCTTCGATTTTCTGTTACTGCCTGTTGTTTTCTTTGCCTCGATTATCTTCCACTTTTGAATGCTATGTAATGATTTCTCTATTCTTTGCTATGTCTGCTTTACTGCTGTATTAACTATTTTGATATGCGTTACTTGAGCCAatggattacactgggtatgttgttgttttattcTTTCCATATTTCATCTCAGAACACTGTAAAAGATTTGTgctttagggtgtgtttggtatgatggaaaatgttttcttgaaaaacaagtggggtttttacttgttttctagTATTTGATAAgtaagcaagaaaaaaaatatttgtccaagaacatttatatataatctaaCATAACATTGTGGGAGTGGAATTGGGAGGGAGGGGGGGTTGTTGGGTGGGTGGGGAGCAGATAATGAACTTGAAGTGTcacttatggaacttgtttttcctacttcGAGGTCATTTTACTCATTTtaaaggaacttgttttcctagagaaaatgttatccaaaacattttgaccaaccaagcATAGGAAAAttgaatgttttcctccatgccaaacacacccttattGTCTGGTTGGGAAGTCTTATGTTTACTGTCATTTCTTTTCATTAGGTGCATTATTTGTGGAGTAGTGACTAGCCTAAATTGTCATGCTATTTGAAGGTGATTTTAGCTTCTTTCAGCTCATTTTCCTTGAAAAAGGTGCCAACTTTTCAGGGATATTCTTAATCTAAAAAGCACTGTGAAGATGCATACTTTATGGTTTGTTAGTAAAGTTTTGTGTTTATTGTGATTTGTTTTGCATTATGTGGTGTCTCTGTTGAGTAGCTTATGACAAGGCTAAACTGTCATGCTTTCCTAGAGTATATAATTTGAGATAAGATAGGAGATTAGCTAGGAAACGCTTAGTCTTCTGTAGTTGCAAATTTCTGTTTGATATTTTTCAAGGCTGGAGAGTATTAgagaaaatgaccaaaatggTCCCTTCATGTATGAGGTTTGGTTCTATTTGGTACTTAATATATAAACTTGATGGAAATAGACCTTGATGTATCCTAAAAGGTGATGACTTGGTCCTATGCGCTATAAGTAAGGAAAATCTCTACTTTTCCCTTCAAAATAAACGGAGCCCTCACACATGACGTATATATGAGCAATCAAATTACAAAAGAGTTGCTATCAATATATGTTTTGCTGCTTGTGAAGAGGCACTTAAGGCTGGTTTTGCTGCTATCCATGGCTCCTACTATTTTCAACTGTAGTGCAATTTGCTCATACATTGTGCATATATTATTTTTGCTCTATTACAGGTTGATACCTTTAAGGTTATCGGGTATGTTTAATTATCTGATATCTTGGTTTCATATATCTGATATCTTGGTTTCATTTTTATCTTTAGCTCTCAGACAAATGTAGCtgctgattttattttttactttgaGTTGGCAATATTAATGGTTATTAATGTTACCAAAGACTGAAAATATCTAATATCAGTCAGATCTTTCTCTAATTCTGCATTGTATCATGCAATCAAGCTCCTGTTCTCTAGTTCTCACGGTTTTCTTACTTTAAATTATATGCTACTATCATATGCATCTGGCTATCAGATGCTACTAAATAGCTCACTTAATTCACCTGGTGCATCCAAAGCAGAGACAAAAATGTGCACCGTAGAGTTAAGGCTTGATGCAAGAAGgcaactttttatttttgcaatttGATAGCTCCGGTATATATCACGTGTGAGGGGTCTGTTTATTTTGACGGAAAAAGTAGAGGTTTCCCTTACTTATGGGACTTAGGACCAAAGTCATATCCTTTTAGAATACATTAAGGACTATTTCAATCAGGTTTATATATTAAGGACCAAATAGAACCAAAGCCCACACTTTAAggaccattttgatcattttctcgAGAGTATTACCTAAGCAGGCTTTGACCTATTGGTGTCAACATAACAAATTCGAGTTTTCAACTCAAATCACCCCTTAAGGTTTATCGGATAGTTTAAGTACATTCTTGCTAACAGGAAACATCTTTAACTTTCCAAAACTCATCAACATTTGCCCAAACCAAGTGGCACTTACCGTATGACTGGCTTGATTATATTTCCTATCCTTTTGCgttaataaaattttagtgcATAATCTAATGAGATTGATccaattttcttttgatttgaaGTAATAATTCATGGACTCCATTTGTGCTTTGATGTTTGGAAAAATCTAATATTTCTGGACGCATGTTATAGGCGCTGTAGTTACTTCCTGATTAAGTTAGTCTGTTTGATAGTAACCTGACAATCAAAAATTAGCTCCATCAACTTCAAGTACATTTCAGTTTCCATAGGTTAGAGATTTTGAGAAAGAATATCACTGGAGAAGTGGATACATGTCAGGGGTGGGCATTATATGCTCTCCTACTGGTTATGCAAAACTTGATACTGCGCCTCTTCTTATTGCAACAATGATTCCTTAATCCtgtttttggaaatttcttaaCGAAGTGCCTTTGGTTTCAGGTCCTAATCGTGCATTTGGTGATCTAATAGCGGCATCTGGAATCACGGAAGAAATGATGGACAGTTTGCTTGCATTGAGAGACCTGGATGGCATTCAAGGACTTCCTCCTTTAAGAGAAATCGAAGAAATGCGTTATGAAAAGAACACTAGGAAGTCAACCAGAGCTGACATAGAGCGCCAAAAACAGGAGGAAGTAGCCAAAGCACGAGTCAAACAAGTAGATGAAAAGGGAAGGGCTTATGGGACAGGAAGAAGGAAGTGTAGTATAGCCCGTGTTTGGGTTGAACCAGGGGGTGGTAAATTTATGGTGAATGACAAAGAGTTTGATGTATACTTCCCAATGCTTGATCACCGGGCTGTTCTTCTTCGACCTTTTACTGAAACAAAGACACTGGGCATGTGGGACGTGAGATGTACTGTAAAAGGAGGGGGTGTGTCAGGTAAGCAGCAGTATCCATGCTGATTAGTTACACTCATCAGTACCTTTaccaataatttcttttttcttgccCCTTCAATCTGATAATAGTTGCTGCCAATTGATCTGTAAGCATATGACATCCTACTGATTTCCTTTATGAAGCTTTCTTGCTTGTATGTATTGCTGGGTGGATTCTAGAACAGTAATCAAGCAAGGAGATGGGTAAAATAGGAGGTTTTGGCAACTGCATAGTTTCCACAACTGCACTGAGACCACCTGTTTATATGTGGGAGTTGGAGCCCATATGTTTTATTGACATAAATTCAATCTACTATTTAGGGAAAATATAGGAAATTTAAGAAGTATGTTATGAAGCATACTGTCCTTTATTAATAGGCCTATACCTCACAT
It includes:
- the LOC132030114 gene encoding small ribosomal subunit protein uS9m yields the protein MLSRLISKSSHLRLLTLVSTAFTPISPKPIITHPYSNSHFFSTGNNGKDDFWKLSSEAEESLFNEDSESSVEGIEKQDVDDDVSWAKEEEEGSDVFKEEKGVGAGGEEEIWATAEGYKPWSFDVEGERVFDVGQVVVELQNEIKGFQEGPKVDENPEQKKLLELEEKTLTEVLKGPNRAFGDLIAASGITEEMMDSLLALRDLDGIQGLPPLREIEEMRYEKNTRKSTRADIERQKQEEVAKARVKQVDEKGRAYGTGRRKCSIARVWVEPGGGKFMVNDKEFDVYFPMLDHRAVLLRPFTETKTLGMWDVRCTVKGGGVSGQVGAIQLGISRALQNWDPELRPPLREGGYLTRDSRVVERKKPGKAKARKSFQWVKR